The genomic DNA ATATAGGCcaggcatatgtactacagcgttttaaattgttttaggGGGGTTTGTGTGCATGAAgccatttcttgaaacaatgctgtgtttacaaaAGATTGTACCGGGAAAGTTGAGTTTCCGTGTTCAcgcccctccttctccttcctctccatctccatcatAATTGTCCTCCAAATTGTGCCAGTGACCCtgtgctcctctcctcctggCCCTGGGTAAGTCAACTCCCTGGGCCCCTCCATTTTGGCCCCTTTCTTCCCTGTCCATCTCTTCCTCCACATGCTCTTCCTCTatctccacttcctcctcacttTTCTCAGAGTCCGACTCATCCGAGTTGTCGTCTTCCAGGTAGCGGTAACCTTTGACCTGGAAACACAAGCGGCAAGTTACGATTAAAGTTAAAGCacaactatgcaggatttttgcCCTAATTTAACaacttcagagtcattgtggtggttaaatgtcttgttgtgagGGAGATTGGGGGCTTGCTACACTGCCCCttactgtctgttagcggaaaTAAGATCTGGGCAGACGACCCgcagtcctcagaatcaggtcTTACGAGAAACATGAATTCCTTCACAGTTAGGTAccagctataagatcaaggcagggATAACGTTATATTCGGATTCTTTAACTGTCTAAGGTGTAAGAACTAATGGTGAGAGTGCAAACGGAGACAAACTCCTCTTTTTAAGCAACTGAGTTTTAGCCAATTTTAGCACCGTTTCTTTCTCATACACACAGTCCACATAACGTTAACTATGTTTTACCGGTTTGTCATCGTTGCCTGCTCATGTGataattctctgctgctgctgcgactgGTTACCTTGTGTCGTGGTCGAGGGATACGAGGCAGTCTTGGACGTACATCCCTGGCCAGCCGGCGCTCCATCACCCAGTAGCAGTAGCAGGACAAGAGTAAAATAGCCATAAGGATGGAGAGTTTGGCCTAAAAAGATGCAAATGGTGGTTGTTATTGTAGTTTTCCTCTGTACAAAAAacatacacttaaaaaaaggccAATGTGTAACATCTAAAGCTTTGCTTCTACACATACGCATGAAGCACCGGAGCATGGACCTGTGCAGATGCTGCAAAGTGCACAAAGAGCTGAAGACGGTGTACAAGAAAGTAGTCTGTATAAAGAGTAAGTCAACAAGATTACATCTGCATACCTCTATACTAATTACTGGAAAAAATACAATGACTCACTCTACATTATAGCcttatatttacacatttagtttttatttttcacacctCACACATTTAATGAGCGAGAAATGTGTGACAGACGAGGGAAGTCTCTGTGCGAGTCTCCAGATGAGATGCAACTTGCTCTCCgtgctgatttattttaattgtgacAGAAAAACGCCTCGATCTACTCAGCCAGTCTTGTCACTCATTACACTCATTGTGCATGCAGGTGCACAACATAGCAACAACGTAGAACAACTGTTGGAGCCCTGACACCTTACATGGTGATGATGTCATATCTGGATATGAACAAGGCTTTATGTTGAGATGGTTAAGTGCAATCAACACTCCTCTGCTCATCCACCCTCTGTCCCAAGTGCATCCTCCCCCTTATTTATGCACTGGGtttcttcattttcataatcagcTTTAGGGCagcaacaattaatcgatgattaatcagttactaaattaattgcaaactattctgaaaataaaataaataaggtcaatttttgggttgttttttttcttcttaagcgtgatttttctctggtttctttatTAAGTGGAACATAACTTTGATCCGTAGCACATGTCGACCCAAGAAGGCAGCCTTCATAAACTATGCACATATAAAAAGGATCACTCAAAGGCTACTGAATCTTTTTCTCAttattttaaagcgattataTTATACAGGGTTCCTACACCTGTATAATAGTtcttcaaattcaaggactgtcAAGGatccatgtctatttagggcaatttttAAAAGCTTTCAAGAGccttgaattctttttttttattttaaattgacaaacttttaaggatttaaagGACCAATGGGACCCATAGATACAAAccaactgtttttttaaatgcaatcaGTGAAAAAACATCTAACCAAGTCtattatcacaaggtggcagcagcagcaagcatttagttagtggactgcatatttatgaaatattttgaatgcatcttaaagTCGCTCTTCTAAGCTCAACAttctgtgaaccctgcattcaTTTCACTAACTCTCATGGgctggagtttagaatattcaATAAATAATACCATTGAATATCCAAATagcatcttcatcttcttccatTTTAtacttcacatgagggtcgtggaggGCGCTGGTGCCtctcccagctgacattgggcgaaAGAcagggtacacactggacaggttgTTGAATGTTtgccacagagacaaacattcactctcacacttatggtcaatttGCCTAATTGTGAAATCTGCTTGTTTCTGGACATGCACAGGGAGAACAGAGACGTCCATCTCAGTCACACAGTGGCATGGTGGCTAGCACTGCAAAAAGAACCAGGTTTGCGATCCGGTCTCaatgagggcctttctgtgaggagcttgcatgttctccatgtggGTGCATGGTTTTTTTCTCCAgattctccagtttcctcccacagttcaaaaacatgcagagattaactggacactctaggtgtgagtgtgaatggttgttttcaTCTCTGTCCGTTTGCCCTGCGacagactggtgacctgtccagggtgcgaCCCCGCCTCTCGCCttatgtcagctaggattggctccagcggccgcgtgaccctcatgtggaggatcaagtggtagacaatgagtgaatgaatgaatgtccatctcaaatacaaacatactaaGGTTTCATATATTTACTTTCTGTAAATAAaccctgctaaatgttacacactgaaccttaaAGGCTGTCAAAAACAGTCCTGTACTGTACCCTCATAGGCAGGGAGGACCACAGGTAGACGACGAAGATGGCGATGGCCTGGAACCAGTGATAGATGGTGTACACAAAATCCAGGCGTTCCTTTTCCTCAGCATACAGAATACCGAGCagagctgacacacacagaaaacacacacaaacagaggagtTCAAGCTGACACACGTCATGTGTGAGCAATGTTAGTACAGTACGTACAAACACCTCGGCAACGGCCATGACTCACTGCTGATGCCCGTCTTGTTCAGGGCAGTGCCGAGACCCCACAGTATGGAAATGACCAGCAGAGGGCCCAGATACTCCGAATACGACTTGTCACTCTCACGCTGTAGAGAGAAGACTTGGAGAGCCACCAGCAACACAAAGTGCACAAAGGCACCGCTCACCAGACACAGCCAGCGTGGGAGGCGtaggaggcagagggagagcgAGGAGAAGATGGAGCTGGAGAGGCCGTAGACGACGATAAGGAGCCACAGCTTATCCAGGCCCAAAATACAGACACCATAGGACTATACAGAGAGAATTTCTCTAATTAATACAATTAAACTACTTTGTTTAAAtccagtttttgccattcagagaaatacacaaaaaaacctatgaaagttaaaggttcagtgtgtaacaattAATGCAGACTGTAGCAAACGTTACAAAATTGTGTCTCGCTTTAGTCACACTATGTGATTCTTCTGCGTCATCTGCTCAGCTGGAGAGTCACAGAGAGAATTGTGGGAATAGTTTGAACGTAAGGCATTTGTtagtatttaaaagttacacactacagctttaaagcaaTCATACAATTTCCCAAACACCACAAAGCTGCTGCAGTTGGAgtggagttttttctctctactGACACCTAGTGTCATATTGTTTCAGCCTCGAGATaatatatgttgtgatttggcccTAAACAAATACAATTCCGGGTTCTttcaccttggttgacatcaaattcaagtgATTGTcattgggatcttggtcaaagtcagactttgtaattttctttggtgagacagagatcttggaattttcatgtCCCAGGCTTCatgtaatttgctctctcttgcttaacgttactcaCTCATTGTTATGCACGGAATCTCACATCAACGGTGGAGAGAAACAATGGActgtgtccacaacaccgctagtaattacAACTCGACGTTTGTTCTGCGTAAGCCTAGTCCACGTACATCATGCAATGCACGCAGGGAATGAAACAGTAGCTGGTGTCATCACAAACAAGGGAGAAATCAACTTGatttctttcttgcacaaaattcaagcactttcaatgatcCATTTTACGGCGATATTCAAAAACTGTCAAGGGCCTTGAATAGttaaaatgttcaatttcaCAAACCGTTAAGGTTTCAAGGATCCGAATtgaactgaacacacaaacgttttgttttttttaatttctgccaattcACCTTTCtagatgttacacactgaacctttaacaaactgaaaacacagtaCCAGAGAGAATCCGCTGATGGCAAACATCGTTTCAAAGCCACTGTAGATGAAAAAGGGACAGAGCAGTCGCAGCCTGTAATCTCTCAGGTGTTTAAAAGGCAGCTGGAAGATGTTTCCCCAGCCGATGCTCCGGAGGTCGATCTCTTCTGTTGGTCGGTAGGCGGCGCCGCACAAGACAAGAAACTGTGGGAAGCATCagaaaacagtttatttttaattattttgactGGCCACAGTGCTTTGGTCATGTTTTTGTGTAGAGTAAACTTTAAACAGGATCAATATCACTGAGAGCAGAGTGAAAGTTCATTCTTAATTACTTACACAAGAAGGAGAAAGTAGGGTAAATAAAatctggccactttattaggtgcaTCTGTTAAACTGCTTTGTaatgcaaatatttaatcagcATGTAGACATAAtagtaaactttatttatatagcacttttcttcttctttagtccatgttggtgtaatggtcaatTGTCCGAATACTTTGAATAATAAAGGTGCAGTGCTACTTTCTGTGCTGTTGAATGGACACAACACATTCAGGTTTACTCATGCGAGTGTGGAGGGGATCTTACAATGACCATGGCCAGGAAGGCGAAGCCCATGAGGATACTCTCCACCTGGATGAGCAGCATGGAACGGGGCAGTCTGCTTAGCACAGTGTTGTTGAAGCCAGGGATCAAACCACTAACCGCTGCACCTGAGCGACGAAGACGAGGGTTCACACATTACAACAGGGGTgatgagagggagacagaatGGCTAAAATGACATGAGGAAGTCGAGAGGGTAagaaaaatgttcacaaaaaagcaggatgtttgtgtgagagtggTTTTCCATTCTAAAGAGGCCATCTGTGTTCATGGGGCAGTTTGACTCTCTCAGCTGCTCctgtttcctgctgctgtttataCTCAAAAGGAGATATAGTTGCCAGAAGTGAGATCATAGAACATCATGAAAAGCTACTATTGCAGTATAAAGAAGCTTTGCAAGGCACTGATGATAATATAGATAATAGAGtctgtgataataataatgaattgtatatatatagagagagtttaaaatgatgaatattCATGCATAATGTTACATTCCCAGTCTGGTATGACCTCTGGATTATGGTGGCTAATTTATGAGCAAACATTGGATCAATACTGCTGTAGTGGTGATATTATGCAGCAACAAGCTTGCCTAAATTTATAACCAAAAagttataaacaaataaataaatgactggaGATAAAGTGACTTTACCACAGACTTTGACGTTGCtgagaatgtgtttgttgtcattgAGGTTGGTGTTGTTGAGGACGAGCCGCATGGGGAACTCGGCAAAGACAAAACTCAGCtgatgaggagagagaagaatTTCTTTAACTAtacaataagaataataaaaaaaaagatggctgAGTGGAGACTCACTTGAAAGATGATGTGAAAGACTGACTGGAAGACAATGATGTAACGATGACAAACTCCTTTAGGAAGCTTCTTCTGCTCCTGCACATGTTCTTCCTTGTAGTTGACGTACTCGTAATACTGCTGCGCCATCCTGCATGATTCACAttcattacaaaaacacacacacacacctaatgtATAATAaggtgtttgtttaatttaattaaaaatcaatCTCTTCTTATTTTGAGATCATGAGGGTAACTCAAAAAGTTCTCAGCCTTATGAGTGTGAGGGCCccctggcagccattttgtgtatGTTACTGCCACTTTCTGTAAGTCTGCATCTTTGCAGACTTTGCCTGAAGAACTGATCATTTTTGACACAATTATTATGAATAAACACTCTGTCAACTGAGTCAAGAACTCAGTTTCAGTGGAAAAGGGAATGTATTGAATAACCACCAGGTGGCAACTCCATTGAATGAAAACTAGAACTCAGCTTGATTGCAAGTCTATGAAGATTTGTCTGCtcctcacttgatttataatgccAGTAATATATTTTTTGAAGAGTTAATGGTTTTGGTCACTAGTTTCAGCCCTTCTTCAATAGCAACATGGTGTCAATTTAGTAatttatgttcccatttagagggaaatggGTGATAAAATCAGCACATATGAATGGACACCagcatgattgacagctgatatcGTCCAGTGGGAGCCGGTTGATGGTTGTATCTTACGTGTGTATGGTTACATGGTTTAGTTTGGTCATTGCATCACTGAGTGTTGAAAGTGTTTCTTGCTTTGAGAAACACCTTCACTCAGCCACACTTTCTTACCGAGTAATGTAATTGCCCAAAGAGGCCCAGAACGGCACGATGACCACGCCGATGGCTACGGCTGACGGAACCAGTGTGTAGTAACGCTCCCAGTAATTAGTTGAGACAAAGAGTGCGTAGATTCCTGAAGCCAGGAACATCATCCACTTAGTACctaaaaacctgaaaaaaaagaaaagatgcatATAGAGGGTGTAATGGTCAAACAAAGACATCCAGACTAAGAggaatttttttattaatagtgCTTACGTGGTATGTTAATATTTCGGAACCATGCTCAAATTTTTGGGACTACTGATGAAACAGTTCTGacagaaataataaacattttcagaatcagaattagaaatatcattattattattattattattgatctcTGGGGGACTTGCTATATTGATTAAATTGTCTCTTATATCATAGGAGTGTTCCCCATCatacttagttttttttttaaaacagaaagaaGCATACTTCACATTCTTCACAATAATAGAATAACCTCCTGTGTGTGGCAAGTTAATGCCACCAggcaacatgaaaacaaaacactgctatactgagaaacacagagcgaGTCGTGTGGGGCTGATGTGAACTGATTTGGGAATAGTTTGAACAAAACAgatatatgtttgtatttaaaagttacgcactacagctttaaattctAAACTCTTAGAGGAATCGGCGGAAGTAGCTGGGGAGAGGAGTGTCTGGGCTTccctgctgaagctgctgccccCACGACATAGATCAGCAGGAGATGACGAATACAACAACATTGTACTATGGACATTTCttaaactttgttgtttttaactatTCTCTGTTTCAATGAAGACAGCAGCTACATGACTGTGAATACAAATGCAAGCGCTTGCGTGTCTTTGTTTACCtgataaggacaggtgtgtACAGCAGGCCTATAATGGGTGTCACATTAATGCCCATTAAGATCTTACGGTCGATGTCCTCCAGGCCGAGGTTACTGTACTTTACCTCCCGGTACGTCATGTCGTAATGAAGGATCAGCTGCATTTGTAGGAGGCCtgtgacacgcacacacacacacacacaatgttaaaAGCACTTGTGCAGCGCTGCTTTGTTTCTCTGCCAATCTTTTCTCCTCCCACTCACCCATATACACACTATACACAATCATGGCTCCAACACTGGCCGCAACAACATTCTTGATGACTCCCAGCCTCTTCCTCCTGTAGtacttcctctcctcctcctcctcattgtACTCTGAATGTGGACCCAAAAACTCCTCCATCTGAGAAGAAAAGGTGGTAATATTTTATGTCACACATGAAGGAGCTGCGTGGTTTCCTCACACAGCTCAGGACAGCTGCTTTTACCTGGCCCTGAATGTTTCCCTCTTGTCCCACATCTAGCAGTTCATTGATGTCACCATTCAGTGGTGCTATAAAATCAGCATCATCTAGCTTCTCCTCTACATCAGTTCCATCCATCTggtgacaaaaaagaaacaagcaCACTCAGTAACGTGATGGATGATCACACTTGATGACCTGTAACAGCAAAAGCAAGGGTTAATCAGTTacagctgataaaaaaaaaagaaaaaagacagaccTTGTCCTGAGTAAATGTAagacaaaggaaatgtctatTTATTTAAGGAGGCTGCAAAACCCGAACCCCGCCTTCATTAACTAGGAAGCAAATACAGTCTTTGAACCTTATCACTGGTGATTGACCACGGACtgaaatgtaataattaaaacatggtATCAgctgatttttctgcttctttaatgtgaatatgtactggtttctttgctccatataacaaacaaatcattaaaactgattgttgacaaaacaagacatttgagaagatcATCATgtcgaggtttgggaaacacagattaacacttattttctgatagggatgcacaatattggactttttgtcgATATCTGATATTCCAATATAACGGGAGAGCTTCATATTCAGCCGACTGTTTTAGTCACCAATAAGGCGAAGAGTTTGACGATAGACATGCCAGTGTAGAAACTGGTGGTCTCATAATATGGTCCACAATATCAATAAtctcacgatacaacgattctgtgataatcaatatattgcaagacaatcatatagcgacaATCATAATATCTGTCtaactaaagaaaacaaaaactctaATGTGAAAAGTTtctctcattcatttgagcagtgccaccatgaggagacatgaagtagcgacaCCCAGCAAGTAAAATTGGCAGGGACTCTTTACTTTATAGCACCTTAATTTatcaattaaaatataaatttttgccctggtgtattgattatcgtattgcacaagGACGGACGACGATGTTTCACTAAACCGATATTTTGAGCCACCCCTATTTGTCACAAAGTTTAATGATTCTGCAGCTacttaaaaaaatctaatgttATTGTGCATTGACTGCGATTAATGTCTTCATTCAGCTTGGACTATGAGCCACATTGTCATAAAGAGGATATGATCCTGAGCATGTTCTCTAAAGTCTGATCAGTAAATAGTTCCCTTGCTAAGCAATAGCCGTCAGTACAAGCATTAACTGCTAACAATGAACCAAGCGTAGATGGTAATGTCCCAATAGATCATCTCATTACTGCCCAATTattaaaaaggtgtgtgtgtgtacatacatatatatatatatatatatatatatgtaaaaacatacatatacacacatatatatatatatatatgtgtaaaaacatacatatacacatacatacacacatgtatatatacatacttatTCTATATATTGTCTGAAAATCTGGTAACCACATCCAATATTTTCTATTTACAATCTAAAATCCTACACATCAAAGgctgtaaaaatattaataaaaatctGTTCGCATTTTAGACaggagtcatgttgtgggctatttatttcttcttcatagGAGTATTTGTGACATatttggagaattgtgtctttgaaatgacatgaaatggcacaaaaacaGCTTCATTTAAAAAGCTTAATAGTtgatctaaaatgactgtattggactgatgGCACAATACCTTAGAGAATGTTCGATATTGGTCATAAGAATaactatttaaaaatgaatataacACTATTATAAGTAAAATCCCAGAACCTGCCATAAATTGTTTTCAACAGAAAGTAGTCATACATGTACATAACAAATCAGGTTTCTTTTGGGTACTAAGGCTTTTTTGCAATATACTAAAAATGCAGCGTTTAAGAGCGAGTGCTAACATATT from Solea solea chromosome 10, fSolSol10.1, whole genome shotgun sequence includes the following:
- the unc93b1 gene encoding protein unc-93 homolog B1 produces the protein MMDGTDVEEKLDDADFIAPLNGDINELLDVGQEGNIQGQMEEFLGPHSEYNEEEEERKYYRRKRLGVIKNVVAASVGAMIVYSVYMGLLQMQLILHYDMTYREVKYSNLGLEDIDRKILMGINVTPIIGLLYTPVLIRFLGTKWMMFLASGIYALFVSTNYWERYYTLVPSAVAIGVVIVPFWASLGNYITRMAQQYYEYVNYKEEHVQEQKKLPKGVCHRYIIVFQSVFHIIFQLSFVFAEFPMRLVLNNTNLNDNKHILSNVKVCGAAVSGLIPGFNNTVLSRLPRSMLLIQVESILMGFAFLAMVIFLVLCGAAYRPTEEIDLRSIGWGNIFQLPFKHLRDYRLRLLCPFFIYSGFETMFAISGFSLSYGVCILGLDKLWLLIVVYGLSSSIFSSLSLCLLRLPRWLCLVSGAFVHFVLLVALQVFSLQRESDKSYSEYLGPLLVISILWGLGTALNKTGISTLLGILYAEEKERLDFVYTIYHWFQAIAIFVVYLWSSLPMRAKLSILMAILLLSCYCYWVMERRLARDVRPRLPRIPRPRHKVKGYRYLEDDNSDESDSEKSEEEVEIEEEHVEEEMDREERGQNGGAQGVDLPRARRRGAQGHWHNLEDNYDGDGEEGEGGA